In one window of Pseudoliparis swirei isolate HS2019 ecotype Mariana Trench chromosome 15, NWPU_hadal_v1, whole genome shotgun sequence DNA:
- the LOC130205400 gene encoding long-chain fatty acid transport protein 6, whose translation MWPAVLGSALAGLLALLLLQRAAFPFLWADLAYHRRLRRCGAALRARMRRGIVTYLDGFLHRAKERPDKAFIIFEDRALTYRDVDRRSNRFANAFRTGEPPAPGPGDGGSPGPGAVAALLMSNEPDFVCAWLALSKLGRQVAFLNANVKATALLHCVRSCGATTLVVGADLVRLAEEVLPALEQDGVAVWLVDHTAPSPQFITLLDKADRMSEENLHDVPKVDVTSNFLFIFTSGTTGLSKAARVGHMKAIVSMAFLHLCGATSDDVIYVTLPLYHMSASLLGIGGCIHLGATCVLKKKFSASQFWKDCVKHDVTVVQYIGELCRYLFNQPAVPEEKTHRVRLAAGSGLRSDVWREFARRFGRIKIREGYGLTEASIGFLNYTDEVGPIGRASYFNKLSMPFELLRYDPQTYEPVRTDSGRCVRAGIGEAGILVAPLTAMNPFLGYAGNQVQSEKKLLRGVFKAGDVYFNTGDLLLHDHRDFLYFRDRIGDTFRWKGENVSTTEVSEVLGLLDFIQEANIFGVTVPGHEGRAGMAAVVLKPDHKLDGANLYIHLVKTLPAYAWPWFLRVQTSLDVTETFKQQKMKLVQEGFDPEVTEDLLYFLDVSQKDYVPLTERLYHDIVAGNVRL comes from the exons ATGTGGCCCGCGGTGCTCGGCAGCGCGCTCGCGGGgctcctggccctgctgctgctccagcgcGCGGCCTTCCCGTTCCTCTGGGCCGACCTGGCGTACCACCGGCGGCTGCGGCGCTGCGGCGCGGCGCTCAGGGCTCGCATGCGCCGCGGGATCGTCACGTACCTCGACGGCTTCCTGCACCGGGCGAAGGAGCGCCCGGACAAAGCCTTCATCATCTTCGAGGACCGCGCGCTGACGTACCGGGACGTGGACCGCAGGAGCAACCGGTTCGCCAACGCGTTCCGCACCGGGGAGCCCCCGGCCCCGGGACCAGGGGACGGGGGCTCCCCGGGACCAGGGGCCGTGGCCGCGCTGCTCATGTCCAACGAGCCGGACTTCGTGTGCGCCTGGCTGGCGCTGAGCAAGCTGGGCCGCCAGGTGGCCTTCCTCAACGCCAACGTGAAAGCCACGGCGCTGCTGCACTGCGTGCGCAGCTGCGGGGCCACGACGCTGGTCGTCGGCGCAG ATTTGGTGCGCCTGGCGGAGGAGGTGCTGCCCGCCCTGGAGCAGGACGGCGTGGCCGTGTGGCTGGTCGACCACACGGCGCCTTCGCCGCAATTCATCACTTTACTGGATAAGGCGGATCGCATGTCGGAAGAAAACCTCCACGACGTCCCCAAAGTGGACGTCACGTCCAACTttctcttcatcttcacctCCGGCACCACAG gTCTCTCCAAGGCGGCCCGGGTCGGCCACATGAAAGCCATCGTGAGCATGGCCTTCCTCCACCTGTGCGGAGCCACGTCCGATGACGTCATCTACGTCACGCTTCCTCTGTACCACATGTCCGCCTCCCTGTTGGGGATCGGCGGATGCATCCACCTCG GTGCGACGTGTGTGTTGAAGAAGAAGTTTTCTGCCAGTCAGTTCTGGAAGGACTGCGTGAAGCACGACGTGACGGTGGTGCAGTACATCGGGGAGCTCTGCCGGTACCTGTTCAACCAGCCCGCG GTTCCCGAGGAGAAGACCCACCGCGTTCGGCTGGCGGCGGGAAGCGGCCTCAGGTCGGACGTCTGGAGGGAGTTCGCCCGACGCTTCGGCCGCATCAAGATCAGAGAGGGCTACGGCTTGACGGAGGCCAGCATCGGCTTCCTCAACTACACCGACGAGGTCGGCCCGATCGGACGGGCGAGCTACTTCAACAAG CTCTCGATGCCCTTCGAGCTTCTGAGATACGATCCACAGACGTACGAGCCGGTCCGCACCGACTCTGGAAGATGCGTTCGAGCCGGCATCG GGGAGGCCGGGATCCTGGTAGCTCCTCTGACCGCCATGAACCCGTTCTTGGGTTACGCCGGGAACCAAGTCCAGTCCGAGAAGAAGCTTCTCCGGGGCGTGTTTAAAGCCGGGGACGTCTACTTCAACACGGGGGACCTCCTGCTCCACGACCACAGGGACTTCCTTTACTTCCGGGACCGCATCGGAGACACCTTCAG gtggaaaggagagaacgtgTCCACCACAGAGGTGTCCGAGGTGTTGGGTCTCCTCGATTTCATCCAGGAGGCCAACATCTTCGGAGTCACCGTCCCAG gacatGAAGGGCGGGCAGGCATGGCCGCTGTCGTCTTAAAGCCGGATCACAAATTGGATGGAGCAAACCTCTACATCCATCTCGTGAAAACCCTGCCTGCGTACGCCTGGCCGTGGTTCCTCAGAGTCCAG ACCTCTCTGGATGTGACGGAGACCTTCAAGCAGCAGAAGATGAAGCTGGTCCAGGAGGGTTTCGACCCCGAGGTCACCGAGGACCTGCTGTACTTCCTGGACGTCTCTCAGAAGGACTACGTTCCCCTGACGGAGCGTCTGTATCACGACATCGTGGCCGGGAACGTCAGATTATAA
- the prrc1 gene encoding protein PRRC1 produces the protein MMEESGIETTPPASPTAVSAAAAPPPITRGLSSPLSPPGSVGPPSSAAALGPPPFVPAFSSPLAPPPSLSGHFPPPSAHASPYTSGAHHFPPSPSLPPPPSSGGPPPLSAPPSGPPMSTFSMSARYDITRGHAGRTPQTPLMPTFSGPNAMPGVSNPMVQQPAMSGGFGAASAITFPEEQEDPRGPEQSSTGGGIWGFFKGVASNQVVKTVLDKTKHSVESMITTLDPGMAPYIKSGGDIDIVVTSNKEVNVEAVRDAFQEVFGMALVTAEPGQSNIAPQPVGYAAGVKGAQERIDSLRRVGVIHEKQPVVSLENFIAELFPDKWFDIGCLVLEDPGHGVRIEVFTQATPLALDHVQQAQSLTPPDYSLRWSGLIVTVGEVLERSVPNTTRADWHQAVTGMTQRQMIHSAAKALAGLYKRQLPPRTA, from the exons ATGATGGAAGAGAGCGGCATTGAGACGACGCCTCCGGCCAGCCCGACGGCCGTGTCCGCGGCGGCCGCCCCCCCGCCGATAACCCGAG GTCTGTCCAGCCCTCTGTCCCCCCCCGGCTCCGTcggccccccctcctccgccgccgctcTCGGCCCCCCTCCCTTCGTCCCCGCCTTCAGCAGCCCcctcgcccctcccccctccctgtcGGGCcacttcccccctccctccgcccACGCCTCCCCCTACACCAGCGGCGCTCACCACtttcctccatccccctccctGCCTCCCCCGCCCTCCTCCGGGGGACCGCCTCCCCTGTCGGCCCCTCCCTCGGGCCCGCCCATGTCCACCTTCTCCATGAGTGCGCGATACGACATCACGCGGGGTCACGCCGGTCGGACGCCGCAGACGCCGTTGATGCCGACGTTCTCCGGCCCCAACGCCATGCCGG GCGTGTCGAACCCCATGGTGCAGCAGCCAGCCATGAGCGGGGGCTTCGGGGCGGCGTCCGCCATCACGTTCCCCGAGGAGCAGGAAGACCCCCGGGggccagagcagagcagcactgGGGGAGGCATCTGGGGCTtcttcaag GGAGTGGCCAGTAACCAGGTGGTGAAGACGGTCCTGGACAAGACGAAGCACTCTGTGGAGTCCATGATCACCACGCTGGACCCGGGCATGGCGCCGTACATCA AGTCCGGCGGGGACATCGACATCGTGGTGACCTCCAACAAGGAGGTGAACGTGGAGGCGGTCCGAGACGCCTTCCAGGAGGTCTTTGGGATGGCGCTGGTCACCGCAGAGCCCGGCCAGTCCAACATCGCCCCGCAGCCCGTGGGCTACGCCGCCGGGGTCAAG GGCGCTCAGGAGCGCATCGACAGCCTGCGCCGGGTCGGCGTGATCCACGAGAAGCAGCCGGTCGTCTCTCTGGAAAACTTCATCGCTGAGCTGTTCCCTGACAA GTGGTTTGACATCGGCTGTCTGGTCCTGGAGGACCCGGGTCACGGGGTCCGGATCGAGGTCTTCACccaggcgactcctctggctctGGACCACGTCCAGcag GCCCAGTCCCTGACCCCCCCCGACTACAGCCTGCGCTGGTCGGGCCTCATCGTCACGGTGGGCGAGGTTCTGGAGCGCAGCGTGCCCAACACCACCCGGGCCGACTGGCACCAGGCCGTGACGGGCATGACGCAGCGCCAGATGATCCACAGCGCCGCCAAAGCTCTGGCTGGACTCTACAAGCGGCAGCTGCCCCCCCGCACCGCGTGA